Genomic DNA from Nitratidesulfovibrio vulgaris str. Hildenborough:
GCTGCCGTCGGGCCACCCCACCCGGTGGGCAGCCAGCACGCACGTCTCCGGTGCGACCCCCGCAGCCAGCAATTCGTCACGCAGGCGTTCAGGCGTCGCTGCTGAAAGATAGATGGCCAGCGCGCTGCCATGCGCGGCAAGGGCGCGCAGCCGTTCGCGTTCAGGCACGGGGGTGCGTCCTTCAAGACGGGTGATGACGAGACTCTGCGTGACCTCCGGCGCGGTGAACGAGACACACGCCTGTGCCGCCGCCGCGAAGGCTGCCGTCACGCCCGGCACCACGCCATAGGCGATGCCGTCCGCATCGAGAAGCCGCATCTGCTCACGGGTGGCCCCGTATAGCGCCGGGTCGCCCGTGTGCACCCGCGCCACTGTCCCCCCACGCCGGACGGTGTCCCGCATGAGCGAGTGCGTCTCTTCCAGTGTCATGGATGAGGAATCCGCCACCTGTGCGCCAGCGTGGGCGCATGCCACCACCTCGGGCGGCACCAGCGAGCCCGCATAGAGTACGAGGTCGGCCCCGGCGATGATGCGCTGTCCCTTGATGGTGAGCAATTCCGGGTCTCCCGGCCCTGCCCCCACGAACCATACCCGTATGGTGTCATGGCCTTTCACGGTATCGTCTCCCATGGTCACTGCCCTCCCGTCTGTGGCCGTGCGGCAGAGACAAGATGCACGGGGTTGAACGCCGCAAGGCGCATGTCACCGGCAAGAGGCGACGAGACCGAAGCCTGTACGCAGACGACCTCGGCGGGCCACCCGAGGTTGCGGAACACCCCCAGTGCCCTTTCGAGGCTGCCCAGCAGCACGCACGCCACGACCACGCGCCCGCCGGGGGCGAGTCTCTCGCAGACGGTATGCAGCACCGGACAGGAGGCATCGGCACTGATGCCACCGAGACCGCCGCCCATGAACACCCGGTCGGGTGTGGGCAGGCTGGCGAGACACGCCGGGGCGTCGCCGTGCACGACCTCGATGTTGGCCGCCCCCATACGACGCCGATTCTCCTCCACGCAGACCACGCGGGCAGCGTCGCGTTCGACGGCCCATACGCTACCCCGCGATGCGACGGCGGCACACTCCACCGACATGGCACCGCTACCGGCACCCACGTCCCACACGGTATCCGCAGGGTTCACGCGCAACGCGGCAAGGGCCACCGCCCGCACGGGCCATTTGGTGAGCAGCCCCGCCTCGGCGGCAAAGAAGGTGTCGGGCATCCCGGTGCGGGGGCCGCGCACCTCGCCCTGCGGCACCAGAAGCACGGTGCAGCACGGCCCGAAGTCGAGGGCGGCACATGCGGCAAGCGAAAGGTCGTGAGCCTGTTCCTCCACCGTACCCATGTCCTCGAAGACATGCGCACGGAACCAGTCCACACCGCGGTCGAGAAGATGGCGGGCGATGCGGTCGGGCGTGTTCACGCCGTCGGTGAGCACGCAGACGGGGTGCCCGCCGAGTACCGCCGCCGCGAGAGGCCGCCAGTCGTCGCGTCCGTGCATGGAGACGGTCACGGTGTCGTGCCACGCCATGCCAAGCCGCGCCGCAGCCGCCTGCAGACAGCTTACGGACGGCACCACCCGGACGGCATCGGGCCCGAAATCACGGGCCACACGGGTGCCTATGCCGAAGAAGAGCGGGTCGCCATCGGCAAGCACCACCACACGCCGCCCTTCTTCACGCAAGCGGGCGACGGCTTCAAGGGCGTCCGTCACGGGCGAGGCGATGACCACCTGTCGCGCGGGGTGCCCGCGGAAGGCGGCAAGCTGCCGCCTGCCGCCCACCAGCACCTCCGCATCACGCAAGAGCGACTCATGGACAGGAGAGAGCGCCGTATCCCCCGTGCCGAGACCGAGTACCGTCAGCGGAGGCAGACAGCACCCGGCATCACCGACTTCAGGAGAGGCGCAGAACGCAGATTCAGAAACCTTGGCGTGACCATCGGAGGCACTGCCACCGGAGAGTCCTGCGTCGAGGGAGACCGCCTCGGCACCATCACGTCCAGCTAGGGCATCCGGTGCTGCACCGCATTCGGGGACGGCGACATGAGCGGCACCGATATCAGCCGCGGCAGTCGCCGGGCTGGCGTCTTCCAAGACGGCACCCCCGTGGCAACCGTCGCCCGTATCGTCGCAAGCGGCCTCTTGGGACGCGGCCCCGCAGACTGCGTCATCCGCTTCAGGGAATATATGACCGCCATCGCCATCCTCGGTCGCAGCGGACGCATGGGCACTCCCCTGCACCTCGACGGTGCACAGCGATGCCAGCACATCCGGCGTGAACGGGGGCCATGCCTGCGCCTCATCCCCCTCTTCACCGTCGTCGCCCGCGCCGTCGCCTTCATCCAAGCCGCCATGCCCCGCATCAGCGCCAAACACACCAGAAGCAGCAGGCACATCAGAAGTGCCAAACTCATCAGAGGCGTCGGGCGCATCCGCGAACGCAGGCATGATGTCAGAGGCCTCCGGCATCTCAGCCTCCCCGCCCGCCGTGAAACCATCCGTCACAGAGGCTCCTGATACGGGTTCGCCCGATGAAGAGCCGCCTGACACAGGCCTATCCGTTGTGAATCCAACCGGTTCAGACTCGTCTGATGAGAGTTCGCCCGCTTCAGGCTCACATAGGGAGGGGCCATCCGCGGCGGAGTCACCCGGTGCGGGTTCTCCGGGCGCAAGGCCGCCCGCTGCACCAAGCCATCGCAAGAGGGGCAGTTCATGGACGGGGACGGACGACTCCGCGTCGCCTACTGTCTCGTGGTCGGGGCATCCGGTGACATCATCATGACTATCCGTGCAATGGCAGGGCGTGTCACCACTCCCCGTCCCTTCGGGACAGGCAAGGTCGCTGGCTTCACAGGGCGACACACCGTCTGCCACGTCGGGTTGCGGGGCTTCAGAGACGCCCTCATCCACCGGAGAGGGCAAGATGATACCGGGAAGAAGGGCCTGTCCGTTCATGCGCTGGTCAGTTCCGTTCCGTTCAGGTGAAAGAGATGGATGGTGACGCCCACCCCCGGCCCGGCGAAGCGTTCGGCGTGCGCCTTGGCGCGTCGCGTCACCGCGTCGAGTGCGGTATGGCATGCGGCATCCGGGGTGATGATGTCGAGCGCCTGCCCGGCGGTGTTCGCCCCCGCAACAGCCTCGACGCGCGCCTCGTCTACACCCGCTTCGCGGCACCATTGCGCCAGCAGAGGCAGATCGAGGGGCGCAGTGCGTGCATGCGTGTGCGGCAACCCCTGCGCGAGCTTCACCAACTTACCGAAAAAACAGCCCCATGCAAGCGCTTCGAACCCCCGTTCGGCCGCCGCCCCAAGCGCGAAGGCCACGAAGTCGGCCGCCTGCACGAACGCCTGTTCAGGCAGGTCGGGGTAGCGTCGCATGAGCAGCGTCTCGCTGCGCCTGCCCGTGGAAAGACAGGCGCGGCGGTGGCCAAGGGCACGCGCCACGGAGAGTTCCTGCGCGATGGCGGCCTTCCACGCCTCATGGCTGTAAGGACGCACCGTGCCCCGCGTGCCGAGGATGGAGATGCCGCCCACGATGCCCAGACGACCGTTGAGAGTATGTCTTGCGATGGCTTCGCCTTCAGGCACACGAACAGTGACCCGTACACCGCCACCATAGCCCTGCGCCGCGCAGACCTCGCGCACGGCGAACTCCAGCTGGGCGCGCGGGCCGGGATTGACGGCCACCTCGCCCACCGCCACCGGCAGTCCGGGCAGGGTGACGCGCCCCACGCCCGTGCCGCCCTCAAGCAGAAGCGTAGCCGTCGCATCGGGCAGCAGGCGAACATGGGTCTCGATGCGCGCCCCGTGGGTGGCATCCGGGTCGTCCCCGCCATCCTTGATGACGACACCCGTGGCACCGTCACCTTCGGTCAGCACTTCCGCCACGGGCACACCGAGGCGTCCCGGCACGCCCACGCCCTCCTGCGGCGGCAGCGGCACGGAGAGAACAGGCAGGAACGGCAGGCCGAACACGTGACGCAACGCGGCCACCGCCCCGGCGGTCATGGCCGTGCCAGTGGTGAACCCCTCGCGCAGGGCCGCGCGGTCGCGTCCGCGGGGAGGTTCCGTCGCGCCGTGCCCTTCGTCCGCAGGGACGGCATGGTCGGCGCGTGACTCCATGCCCGCAACGGGCCGGGATACCCGCGCTGCGGGCCCTCCGGCATCGTCCGCCGGGGCCTTCTTTTGAGCGGAGCACGTCGCTCCGCTATCGGTCGTGTCGATAGACATAGTGCAACATCATAAGAACAATCGATTTGACGGATGCGCCAGCATCGTAGACCACCGTACCATGTCCGTTCAGACCACCGTCATCTCCCCGTCGCGACTGCGAGACTTCGCGCTGGCCCGCCCTGTGCTGTTCACAGTGCGTCTTGCGCTTGCAGCGGTCTATATCATCGCGGGGGCGACGAAGCTGTACGATGTGCGCGGTTTCGCTGAAATCGTCAACATGTACGGCATCGTCCCCATAGACCTGCTGCCCTTCGTGGCGCTGCTGCTACCGCTTGTCGAAGTCGTGGCCGGTGTGGCCCTGCTGGCAGGGCGGGATTGGGGGCTTGCGCTCGTCACGGCCCTGACGGTTCTATTCCTAGCCGTTCTCGGGTACGCCATCTGGTCGGGGCTGTCCATCGGCGACTGTGGCTGCTTCGCCCCAGGTGACATCCCGTCCGGACACGACGACGGGTCGGCACTGAAAGAGGCGTTCATCCGCGACCTGCTGCTTCTCGCCGGGTCGCTTCATCTGTATCTCGGTCGGCACACACGCGCCGCCCTGCACGTTCCACACCCCTGAGGAGGACATCATGAACCTGAAGAAACTGCTCGCCCCACTGCTCATGCTCACCGCGCTGGGCCTCACCGCCTGCGACAATCCCTTTCAGGGCCTTTCCGAAAAGGATCTTGAAGCCAAGTCCGTCAAACTCGCGCGCGAGACCGTGAAGGGCGGCTACAAGCTGCTGACCGTGGACGAGACCAAGAAGATGATGGATGGAGACAAGACCGTCCTTGTCATCGACACCATGCCCTATGAGGATTCGTACAAGAAGAACCACATCCCCGGTGCCGTGCAGTTCCTCTTCCCCATCCCCGACATGAACGACTGGAACATGGCCGAGACCGGCGACAAGAGCCAGCAGGACTTCGAGGCGCTTCTCGGCCCCGACAAGAACCGTCCTCTGGTCTTCTACTGCGGTTTCGTGAAGTGCACCCGCTCGCACAACGGTGCGGTGTGGGCCCAGAAGCTGGGCTACACCAATGTCTACCGTATGCCCGGCGGCATCGTCGCGTGGAAGGAAGCCAAGTTCCCCGTCGACACCGTGAAGTAGACATCTTCGGGGCGACGGGTCGTGCCCGCCGCCCCTTTTCGCTTTCTGGCATGCCGGGCGTGGCACCCCCCCGGCGTCTTCATGCCCCCGCCCGAGACCCACAAACGACATGACCGCCCCACGGCATGGACTCGAGATGGCACGCAACGGCACCATCACCGGCCCCCCTTCCGGGACAGCCCCGAACGACGCCATTCCCTCCATGACACCGGACAAGCCAACGCCGCTGGTGCCCCTGACGCCGAGAAAAGGCGTTGCACCCCTGAAAGACATCATGCCTGAACGGCCGGACGCCATCGCGCCGGAAGCATCCCCGCACGAAAGCACCCGTAACGAATCGGGACACGACACCTTCGCCAGCACAGCCGCCCGATACAATGGCGGCATGTCCGGCTTGCGTGATGTCGACACGCCCGACTTGTGCGACGCCGTGGCACAGCGGGCAGCCAACCTGTTCGCCACACGGCAGCATCTCTGTGCCGAGGCCGTGCTTCGCGCCCTCGCCGAGGGGCTGGGCGGGCCACTGTCTCCGGAACAGGCTGCCGCACTGGGCACGCCATTCTGTCAGGGCATGGGCGGCGCGGGCTGCACCTGCGGTGCGCTGTCCGGCGGTATCGCCGGGGTGGGGCTGTATCTGGGCAGACGATGCGACGGTGCCAGCGGCGCACCCGGCAGACGCCACGCCCGCGTTCTGCATGACGCCTTCAGGCGTGCCTTCGGGGCCACCTGTTGCAGGGTGCTCACGAAGAACCTCGACAAGGCCGCCCATTTCGCCCAGTGCCAGCATCTGACGCAGGAGGCTGCGCGCATGGCGGCACGGCTTCTTCTCGACGAAGGTGTGCGGCCCGTGAACGCGCAGGGACTGCCCCGCAGGCCGGACACGCGCCTCACAGCATGGCGACGCCGTTTCACGGCCCTGTTCCGCAGGCGCGCCTGACCTACAAGGTGCACACCCTGACCCGCATCTGGTGGCGGCTGCCCCACAACGCGACAATGGGGGGGCCGCAATGAGCCGGCATCGGGGCACCAAAGGGCACCCCGCACCGGGACAGTCCCGAGGTCGCGCCACGCTGGCAATCACGCCAGCCCGCCCCGCCTGAACGTGCACAGTCAGCACGATGGGGCCTCACGATGGGGCCTCAAGTCGGGGCCTCAAGTCGGGGCCTCGCGTCACCAACGCAGCCAGCCCCCCCCGGAACAGGCTACACGTCCAGCACCATCGTGCCCGTCGTACGGCGCGATTCGAGCGCGGTATGCGCCTCTGCCACCTGTGCAAGAGGCCACGACTGGTCGATGTGCACGGAGACGACACCCCGCGCCACCACGTCGAAGAGGTCTGCGGCATGGGCGAGCAGGTCTTCACGGCGTTCGGTGTAATGCATGAGGCTGGGCCGCGTGAGGAACAGCGACCCGCGCGCCGCCAGCACGCCGGGGTCGAAGGGCGGCACCGCGCCGGACGACTGCCCGAACGAGACCATCGTGCCCATGGGACGCAGGCAATCGAGCGAATCCATGAACGTGGCCTGCCCCACGGAATCATAGACCACATCCACCCCGCGGCCGTCGGTCAGTTCACGTATCCGTGCCGCGACGCCGCCAGTACGGTAGTCGATGACGTGATGGCAGCCGGCAGCCAGCGCCTTTTCGCGCTTCTCCGGCGAACCCGCCGTGCCGATGACCGTGGCCCCGAGATGACACGCCCACGGCACGAGCATCGACCCCACGCCCCCGGCAGCGGCATGCACAAGCAGGGTTGTCCCCTGCCTCACAGGGTAGCATCCGTGCAGCAGGTAACGGGCGGTCATGCCCCGCAGCATCATGGCGGCTGCCATGCGGGTGGGAATGGCGTCAGGCAGGGGCACAAGCCGACGTGCCGGGATGCACCGTTCCTCCGCATACGCGCCGATGGGCCTTCCCGCATAGGCCACGCGCTGCCCGGGCTGCACCTCGGTGACGCCCTCACCCACGGCAAGCACGATGCCCGCGCCCTCCATGCCCAGCACGGCGGGCAGGGCAGGCAGCGGGTACAACCCCGTCCGATGGTAGATGTCGATGAAGTTGACCCCCACGGCCTCGTGACGGATGAGGGCCTCACCGGCACCGGGGCGACCGGGGTCGCGCTCTTCCCAGTGAAGGTTGTCGACGCCTCCGTGGGCGTGCAGGACGATGGCTTTTGACATGGTCGCCTCCTTGCGGGCTACGCACCCGTTACGCTGGATGATGGCGGGCGGGTACGGCTGGCATGGCTACCCCCCTGACAGGAAGCACCTTGCAACAGGACGCCCGCGCCGGACGGCGCCCAGCCCGAAGCGGAGTGCCATCACCTTCAACCTTACCACGCAAGGGATGCAGGGCAAGAAGGCACCACGGGGTTCGATGGGCACCGCAGGCATACCGTCAAAAGCGGCACGACAGCGTGAAAGGCGGCACGGGCTGCGCGAAAGGCCCGTTCGACGCTACCCTTCAAGGAACAGGGGGGCGTCCGGCAGGGCGACGCCCGCGACCTCTGCGGCCTTGGCGACCAGCGCAGACACGGCGGACTGCCCCTCCGGCCCGAGGTCCATGCTGAAATCGTTGACGAAGGTGCGGATATGACTGTCGATGACCTCGTCGGCCAATTCCTGCGCATGGGCCTTGATATAGGGTCGTCCGTCGGCGGGATGCGAACGCGCATGGGCGAGGCTGCGCCGTATGGCGTCCTCCACCGCCAGCGCAGTGGCGTCGTCGATGTCGCGGCGGATGGCGATGGCCCCGAGGGGCAACGGCATGCCCGTGGCCCCCTCCCACCAGCGGCCGAGGTCGAGGACGAGGTCGAGACCGAAGGCCGGATAGGTGAAGCGCCCCTCGTGGATGACCACGCCGCAGGGCACCTCCCCGGCGGCCACGGCGGGCATGACCTCGTCGAAGACCATCTCCACACGGTCGCCCCTGAAGCCGCCATGCAGGCCAAGCAGCAGGTTGGCGGTGGTCATGGCGCCCGGAATGGCCACATCCGCATGGGTGAGGTCTTCCACCGACAGTCCGGGCCTTGCCACCAGCAACGGGCCGCATCCCCGGCCCAGCGCCCCTCCGGCACGAAGCAGCCGGTAACGCCCTGCGGCATGGGCCATGGCAGCGATGGAGAGTTTGGTCACATCCAGAGACCCCTCACGCGCCCGGCCGTTCAGCACCTCCACATCGGCCATGAACATCTCGAAACCGCAGGGCAGGGGAATGCGCCCGTTGGCGAGGGCCTCGAAGATGAAGGTGTCGTTGGGGCAGGGCGATATGCCCAGCGAGAAGGTGCGCATGGCGTTCATGAAGACTCCTTGGGATACGGGCCGAAGCCCTCGGTCATTCTCATACATTGGGATGTGTTGTCCGGCACCAGCCCGGAACATGCTGCCGGGCTACCCCGCAACAGGTCATCCGCGGGGGCCGTAGGGCTGTGACTCTCTCTTCAAGTAGCTTGCAGACCATTGCCCGCATGATGCGCCCCGCCCCCTGACGAGGTCAAGCGCACTCCCCGGATGGTGCGGGCACACCAGCGGCGGGCACGCCAGCTAAAGACGGGGACGCCCCTCGGCCCGGTCGCAGGACACACGCCGGGTGAACGACGAATGCCGACGCAAGCTTGCCACAGCGCGACCATGGCGCGACCATGGCGTTGACCTCACCGTTGCCGCACAGGTTGACATGCCCGCCCCACGGGGCGAATATTCCAGCCCCGCGCCGGGTGCACTGCCCGGCCCTTCCCGGAGGACACATGCTCGATACGGACCACTACGCCCGCCTCGGACTGGGCGAGATACGCGACAAGGTCATGGCGGGCCACCGCCTGTCATACGACGACGGGCTTCGCCTGTTCGCCTGCCCAGACATCACCGCCATCGGCGCACTGGCGCACCATGTGCGCACACGCCTGCATGGCGACAGGACGTATTACGTCGTCAACAGGCAGGTCAACTACACCAACATCTGCGTCAACGGTTGCCTCTTCTGCGCCTTCCAGCGCGAACGCGGGCAGCAGGGGGCCTTTGCCCTCACCCCTGACGAGATGGTGGCCCGTGTCATGGACGACGGCGGCGTGCC
This window encodes:
- a CDS encoding rhodanese-like domain-containing protein → MNLKKLLAPLLMLTALGLTACDNPFQGLSEKDLEAKSVKLARETVKGGYKLLTVDETKKMMDGDKTVLVIDTMPYEDSYKKNHIPGAVQFLFPIPDMNDWNMAETGDKSQQDFEALLGPDKNRPLVFYCGFVKCTRSHNGAVWAQKLGYTNVYRMPGGIVAWKEAKFPVDTVK
- the cbiE gene encoding precorrin-6y C5,15-methyltransferase (decarboxylating) subunit CbiE; this translates as MNGQALLPGIILPSPVDEGVSEAPQPDVADGVSPCEASDLACPEGTGSGDTPCHCTDSHDDVTGCPDHETVGDAESSVPVHELPLLRWLGAAGGLAPGEPAPGDSAADGPSLCEPEAGELSSDESEPVGFTTDRPVSGGSSSGEPVSGASVTDGFTAGGEAEMPEASDIMPAFADAPDASDEFGTSDVPAASGVFGADAGHGGLDEGDGAGDDGEEGDEAQAWPPFTPDVLASLCTVEVQGSAHASAATEDGDGGHIFPEADDAVCGAASQEAACDDTGDGCHGGAVLEDASPATAAADIGAAHVAVPECGAAPDALAGRDGAEAVSLDAGLSGGSASDGHAKVSESAFCASPEVGDAGCCLPPLTVLGLGTGDTALSPVHESLLRDAEVLVGGRRQLAAFRGHPARQVVIASPVTDALEAVARLREEGRRVVVLADGDPLFFGIGTRVARDFGPDAVRVVPSVSCLQAAAARLGMAWHDTVTVSMHGRDDWRPLAAAVLGGHPVCVLTDGVNTPDRIARHLLDRGVDWFRAHVFEDMGTVEEQAHDLSLAACAALDFGPCCTVLLVPQGEVRGPRTGMPDTFFAAEAGLLTKWPVRAVALAALRVNPADTVWDVGAGSGAMSVECAAVASRGSVWAVERDAARVVCVEENRRRMGAANIEVVHGDAPACLASLPTPDRVFMGGGLGGISADASCPVLHTVCERLAPGGRVVVACVLLGSLERALGVFRNLGWPAEVVCVQASVSSPLAGDMRLAAFNPVHLVSAARPQTGGQ
- a CDS encoding C-GCAxxG-C-C family protein, with protein sequence MTAPRHGLEMARNGTITGPPSGTAPNDAIPSMTPDKPTPLVPLTPRKGVAPLKDIMPERPDAIAPEASPHESTRNESGHDTFASTAARYNGGMSGLRDVDTPDLCDAVAQRAANLFATRQHLCAEAVLRALAEGLGGPLSPEQAAALGTPFCQGMGGAGCTCGALSGGIAGVGLYLGRRCDGASGAPGRRHARVLHDAFRRAFGATCCRVLTKNLDKAAHFAQCQHLTQEAARMAARLLLDEGVRPVNAQGLPRRPDTRLTAWRRRFTALFRRRA
- the cobM gene encoding precorrin-4 C(11)-methyltransferase translates to MGDDTVKGHDTIRVWFVGAGPGDPELLTIKGQRIIAGADLVLYAGSLVPPEVVACAHAGAQVADSSSMTLEETHSLMRDTVRRGGTVARVHTGDPALYGATREQMRLLDADGIAYGVVPGVTAAFAAAAQACVSFTAPEVTQSLVITRLEGRTPVPERERLRALAAHGSALAIYLSAATPERLRDELLAAGVAPETCVLAAHRVGWPDGSHVMTTVQALAETMSETGYSRQTVFLVLPGETGPETVSRLYDETFAHGWREAR
- a CDS encoding quinone oxidoreductase family protein encodes the protein MSKAIVLHAHGGVDNLHWEERDPGRPGAGEALIRHEAVGVNFIDIYHRTGLYPLPALPAVLGMEGAGIVLAVGEGVTEVQPGQRVAYAGRPIGAYAEERCIPARRLVPLPDAIPTRMAAAMMLRGMTARYLLHGCYPVRQGTTLLVHAAAGGVGSMLVPWACHLGATVIGTAGSPEKREKALAAGCHHVIDYRTGGVAARIRELTDGRGVDVVYDSVGQATFMDSLDCLRPMGTMVSFGQSSGAVPPFDPGVLAARGSLFLTRPSLMHYTERREDLLAHAADLFDVVARGVVSVHIDQSWPLAQVAEAHTALESRRTTGTMVLDV
- the cbiD gene encoding cobalt-precorrin-5B (C(1))-methyltransferase CbiD, which translates into the protein MESRADHAVPADEGHGATEPPRGRDRAALREGFTTGTAMTAGAVAALRHVFGLPFLPVLSVPLPPQEGVGVPGRLGVPVAEVLTEGDGATGVVIKDGGDDPDATHGARIETHVRLLPDATATLLLEGGTGVGRVTLPGLPVAVGEVAVNPGPRAQLEFAVREVCAAQGYGGGVRVTVRVPEGEAIARHTLNGRLGIVGGISILGTRGTVRPYSHEAWKAAIAQELSVARALGHRRACLSTGRRSETLLMRRYPDLPEQAFVQAADFVAFALGAAAERGFEALAWGCFFGKLVKLAQGLPHTHARTAPLDLPLLAQWCREAGVDEARVEAVAGANTAGQALDIITPDAACHTALDAVTRRAKAHAERFAGPGVGVTIHLFHLNGTELTSA
- a CDS encoding MauE/DoxX family redox-associated membrane protein; protein product: MSVQTTVISPSRLRDFALARPVLFTVRLALAAVYIIAGATKLYDVRGFAEIVNMYGIVPIDLLPFVALLLPLVEVVAGVALLAGRDWGLALVTALTVLFLAVLGYAIWSGLSIGDCGCFAPGDIPSGHDDGSALKEAFIRDLLLLAGSLHLYLGRHTRAALHVPHP
- a CDS encoding 1,4-dihydroxy-6-naphthoate synthase is translated as MNAMRTFSLGISPCPNDTFIFEALANGRIPLPCGFEMFMADVEVLNGRAREGSLDVTKLSIAAMAHAAGRYRLLRAGGALGRGCGPLLVARPGLSVEDLTHADVAIPGAMTTANLLLGLHGGFRGDRVEMVFDEVMPAVAAGEVPCGVVIHEGRFTYPAFGLDLVLDLGRWWEGATGMPLPLGAIAIRRDIDDATALAVEDAIRRSLAHARSHPADGRPYIKAHAQELADEVIDSHIRTFVNDFSMDLGPEGQSAVSALVAKAAEVAGVALPDAPLFLEG